Within the Burkholderiales bacterium genome, the region CAGCCGGCGGGCCAGGGGGCGGGCAATTTCCCCCGCCTGATTGAAGCCCCGCTGCCGCAGCCGGGCGGGCGACAGGGGCAGGGGCAGGATCACGTCCGGCCGCGGGGCATGGGCGACGGCGCGGGCGAGGAGGTCCGCCAACACCGGCGCCAGCATGAGCTCACCCCGGTACTTGAGAGCCTGGATGAGCTCATCGGCGGGAAATTCATAGCGCAGGGCGGCAATGCAGCGGTCATAGGGGGGCGGGTCCTGCAGGCAGGCGCCGCAGACCCGTCCTTCCCCCGGGCCGGCGCAGACGGGGCAGCTTGCCCCGTTGACGGGCAGATCGCCGCGACAGCCTGGACAGAGGCGCCCGTCCCCGCTCGCCCCGCCACAGAGCACGCATTCCCTTTGCACAAATGTTGTGCAACCGTTCACGAAGGCGCGCGCCCAATTTGACATCGGTCTGGAAATCATCGAATATCCGCCCGTTTCAGGGGCGCCCTTGGCCGGCGCCCATTGGGAGAATTGTAGGCCCGTCCCGGGGGGCTCCGCCACAGGCAGTCCGCGATGAAGATCAAAAAAGCCATCAGCGCCGAGCAATGCCGCCTCGCGGCCCAGTTGTTCAACCTGGCCACCATCGTCGCCGTGGTCGTCCCGATTTTGCTCATGCTCTGGGTGGGGGCCTCGATGTTCGTCTATGCCCAAAACGCCCACCACCCGGACGAACGGGTGGCCCGCTACACCCGGCGGGCGGGGTTTCGCTTCTACGGCGTGGCGGGGGCAATGGTCATCTTCGGTCAACCCATCGTGAGCTGGTTGGGGGGGCTTGCCGGGCTTGCCACCATCTGGGGGATTTTTGCCGTGACCCTGATCCCGCCCGCGGTCTGGGACATTCTGCAGGCACGCCGGGAGGAATGGCGTGACATCGTCGTGGAGGTGGCCATCAATGAATGACATCAGTGAGCCCGTGCGCGAAAGCGTCACCGTCGAGGAACTGGAGGCCCTGTTCGCCCTGCCTTTCGCCGATCTGCT harbors:
- a CDS encoding ComF family protein, giving the protein MSNWARAFVNGCTTFVQRECVLCGGASGDGRLCPGCRGDLPVNGASCPVCAGPGEGRVCGACLQDPPPYDRCIAALRYEFPADELIQALKYRGELMLAPVLADLLARAVAHAPRPDVILPLPLSPARLRQRGFNQAGEIARPLARRLDVRLDLETLVRVRDTAPQARLSAAERSRNVRGAFACLSSLAGLHVAVVDDVMTSGATLSEAAKALKRAGAAEVSLWVVARALPGK